From Paraburkholderia hayleyella, a single genomic window includes:
- a CDS encoding non-ribosomal peptide synthetase, translating to MTTFAPALHQQIRELACRAPDAAALASFVPHTVRLTRAELERRATSIAAQLRARGVTTEVRVGVCVERSCDLIVALLAVLKAGGVMVPLDPRQPLARLEWMLHDAGLQHGVLGHDAPPVLREHLMHCLDVHAEADASAGAGAGAASRDPAGMLALVAEAAAFAAAPVHPRAAAYMIYTSGSTGVPKAVVVEHGPLAAHCAAVVAAYPMRASDRVLHFASVNFDLAHEYWLAPLLAGASLVLTDPPPVTPDAVRDRVEREGVTIAAFPPAYLRDFAAAAARAGVPPTLRILAFGGEAMPRDVFAAVRDTFPLVRMINGYGPTEAVISPLLWPLDVGVKIDAPGAEAATALPIGWPIGPRVARVAPVAVDVSAAPMADGHGEPSGGRGGERGGELLLGGLCLARGYHGRAALTAEQFIPDEAGEPGARIYRTGDRVRVPQAGLAPAAFEYLGRIDDQVQIRGVRVEPGEIAQCLRAHRDVHDAAVLGDTVAGQVRLIACAVLNAADEAPVASIQSDAPAHGDIEARLRAHLAQHLPSAWQPQRLVVLGALPYTLNGKLDREALRATLAVAPEASPRPVYRAPVGGLEHTLAAIWQRILASETAPGRDDRFAAWGGDSLALMQMQAAIRQQCQVNLQLDVLFDDPTLAELAALIAASPAGEAGFMPLAAEPARSAQTQRQAAFVDHPASYAQQRFWVLAQTRDAGSAYHIAAHWDLFGRIDAEVLERALACVIERHDAWRTTLVEDDEGIVLQRVHAHLPVPLVQHDLHDLGAVERAQAATQLAVQHASAAFDLSRGPLLRAALVRLGDSASRLMLTAHHAISDGWSSRCAFAELATAYTALHAGEAPRLPALPLQYADFSRWQRAWLAHGEREHQLGYWREALREAPGAVPLPTDRPLPQQRTLHGARRAERLSPELSRAVRELARQHQASPFMVLLAAFNAWLYRLSGATDLVVALPVANRQRSEVAPLLGLFINTVALRTRLDPLAPFSALLDQVRRTTLAAYAHQDVPFDQVFDAVAPPVRRGEDWLRVKFAQQFVFDTPVALPEASAILTPGPDVAARFDFALDFTDDPRGIELVAAWATDCLDDATAHAWLESFVMLLEAGVAQPSQRLTALRVGRAAALCGRFQAPRFTTVVEAFAHHAQARAQHPAVTDAHTGLSFAELDAASGQVAQALHQRGVVAGDAVALCLERSVPFVVALLGVLKAGAMAVPLDPAMPRERLVAAVRACAARCMLVHGARAHSSWKSLEEPAGNKHDTHDMHAVIDLAALPAQAGATPLMPLPNPAQAAYLIYTSGSTGIPKGVVIEHRALADYVDGMLSELAFASDASMAMVSTVAADLGHTTLFGALYSGRTLHLLPAECAFDPDRFASVMRERQVGVLKIVPSHLQALLEAQQAADVLPLHALVLGGEPLPWSLVKRITALAPACRVINHYGPTEATVGVLTFDATAAASAASATLRADAMTGSGVPTGRPLPNVRAYVLDSYGAPVPVGATGELYLGGPGIAWGYLGRPGASAERFVPDASGMPGSRLYRTGDRMRLRADGALDYLGRLDDQVKIRGYRVEPGEISGVLCGLAGVAQAQTVALHEAGRTRLAAFVVLDAAGRAARLDEAALRAQLDERLADYMVPAVLQVREVLPVTVNGKIDRAQLREWGMAFAPVAAAGDAPQPGAESVLAEVWQGVLRTARVGRDDNFFELGGDSILALQVIARARKRGVRFTPKQLFDRPTIAELAAVALCVDAAVSPQQEANSNAAAAGASSAGPLNEKPEVTLTPAQQRFFELNVPRPQHWNQAITLTPVGHFDAAAFAEAFAALLGHHDSFRLRFSRTRPAGQAHPQANSWRAFYAERAYDVLPLAMNEMGETFVDEADALSQFDALQCSFDLERGPLAGAMVAWLAEGQVRIFVALHHLIVDGVSWRVLLDDLESAYRAACERRPVRLAAQGSAAPAWAARLTQAAQQANHDTAAMTPFAGELAWWMRLQGLSATLPCDHPQGAMTIAQGATFEQRFDADLTRVLLTEANAAWRTQTLELLLAALVQALAPAQRQPYPEAEAGEAAPSSPLLLELEGHGREALFDEIDLSRTLGWLTSHYPVALPVCERVTDTLCALKDTLRAVPHKGLGFGVLRYLGDAPTRAALAALPRPCITFNYLGQFEAAREAALLPQFGGVGAERDPAGPLSNALALHAHIDAARTLSVHWVYSTAMFERATIETLMQRFDATLRTLLGACVERVAQHGAGATSGDFPLAAQAGLTQPMLERLPHALRGIDEIYPLSPMQQGLLFHALYAPEQSTYVNQLVATLDTPDIERLSEAFNRRMAQHDILRTSFWHGTALPLQIVHRQATLPLQRLDWRAAADRAQQHDNAESAFAAWLAADRAAGFDLTQAPLMRVTLIQMDEHTWRLVWTRHHLLLDGWSSAQMFAEVLRDYQQDGPRPSSFAAARLHPASAGPRYRDFIAWLAARDTAADEAFWRERLTQFDAPTLIAQREAVALHEPNVRPEGHMTWRAELDAQTTASLVELARRLKLTLNTVIQGAWALLLQRFTHQRSVAFGATVAGRPDALPGIEQVLGLFINTLPVITAPAPHERIADWLMQLQRTHAASTGHAHTPLYEIQRWAQAGGGALFDTLLVFENYPVDAVWSERSERALRLRDVRSIEATDFALTLLVQTGTTLTLDYGFDTARVDLARTQAIQRAFAACLEAFVADPFAALGSVTLTTPSDRAALARFNQTQFDWPQAQQQPLPQQIAQQARATPQAIALQMSCAQGLDGTVHEALSYAELDERVARVAALLRAAGVGAESLVALCVERSLEMVIALLGVMRAGAAYVPVDPDYPAERIAYLLGDARPALVLTQHALFERVREAVPDATLPVICMEDWLSMNAAPAAGSWAGSEADSAADGAAPLAPEQLAYLIYTSGSTGKPKGAGNTHRALANRIAWMQEAYRLRPDDVVLHKTPFGFDVSVWEFVWPLAYGARLAIAAPGDHRDPARLVALIEAQRVTTLHFVPSMLGVFLAYLEDFDATTRCASLTRIISSGEALSTELVARCATLLPQAQLFNLYGPTEAAIDVSHWCCLPASAVPASAASVPIGEPIANLQLHVFDDAGQPLPPGAVGELYLGGVGLARGYLGRPALTAERFVPDPFTSGARLYRTGDRVRRRDDGVLDYLGRIDQQVKLRGQRIEPGEIEALLRAAPGVHDAVVIVRDEQLLGYVACRTPGTLDRAALFAVLRAQLPAYMVPAHLIELAMLPVTPNGKCDRAALPAPSREADEADKADAGMEAAANLPQSGTQAELAAIWQRVLRLEASAVLRRDSDFFALGGHSLLATQVNAQVNLHWSLALPLRLLFDTRTLAQYAAAIDHALEARGAHALDDAASAIDALLGELEAQ from the coding sequence ATGACGACGTTTGCTCCCGCCTTGCATCAACAGATCCGAGAACTGGCATGCCGCGCGCCCGACGCTGCCGCACTCGCCTCGTTCGTGCCGCACACCGTGCGCCTCACGCGGGCTGAACTGGAGCGGCGCGCGACGTCGATCGCCGCCCAGCTGCGCGCGCGTGGCGTGACCACGGAAGTGCGCGTGGGCGTGTGTGTCGAGCGTTCGTGCGATCTGATCGTGGCGTTGCTGGCAGTGCTGAAAGCCGGTGGCGTGATGGTACCGCTCGATCCGCGTCAACCGCTGGCGCGGCTGGAATGGATGCTCCACGATGCGGGCTTGCAACACGGTGTGCTGGGCCACGATGCGCCGCCTGTCTTGCGTGAACACTTGATGCATTGTCTCGACGTTCACGCCGAGGCAGATGCCAGTGCTGGTGCCGGTGCCGGTGCTGCATCCCGTGATCCAGCCGGCATGCTGGCGCTTGTCGCTGAGGCGGCTGCTTTCGCGGCAGCTCCCGTGCATCCGCGCGCGGCGGCGTACATGATTTACACCTCGGGCTCGACCGGGGTGCCGAAGGCGGTCGTGGTCGAACACGGGCCGCTGGCAGCACATTGCGCCGCAGTGGTGGCGGCTTATCCGATGCGTGCGTCGGACCGCGTGTTGCATTTCGCCTCGGTCAATTTCGATTTGGCGCATGAATACTGGCTCGCGCCGTTGCTCGCGGGCGCGAGCCTTGTGCTGACCGATCCGCCGCCTGTCACGCCTGATGCCGTGCGCGATCGGGTGGAGCGTGAAGGCGTGACGATTGCCGCGTTCCCGCCGGCTTATCTGCGTGACTTCGCCGCAGCGGCCGCACGTGCCGGTGTGCCGCCCACGTTGCGGATTCTCGCGTTCGGCGGCGAAGCCATGCCGCGCGATGTGTTTGCCGCGGTGCGTGACACCTTCCCATTGGTCAGGATGATCAACGGGTATGGCCCGACCGAAGCGGTTATTTCGCCGCTGCTGTGGCCACTCGATGTCGGGGTGAAGATTGACGCGCCTGGGGCAGAGGCCGCGACAGCATTGCCCATAGGCTGGCCGATAGGGCCGCGCGTGGCACGTGTCGCACCGGTTGCGGTTGATGTGAGCGCCGCGCCGATGGCGGATGGCCATGGTGAGCCCAGCGGTGGGCGGGGTGGTGAGCGGGGTGGTGAGCTGTTACTCGGCGGGCTGTGCCTGGCGCGGGGCTATCATGGCCGCGCCGCGCTGACCGCCGAGCAGTTTATTCCCGATGAAGCCGGTGAGCCTGGCGCGCGAATCTATCGCACGGGAGACCGGGTGCGCGTGCCGCAGGCGGGGCTGGCACCCGCAGCGTTCGAATACCTGGGAAGGATTGACGATCAGGTGCAGATTCGCGGCGTGCGAGTTGAGCCCGGCGAGATCGCGCAATGCCTGCGGGCGCATCGTGACGTGCATGATGCAGCGGTGCTGGGCGACACGGTGGCAGGGCAGGTGCGGCTCATTGCATGCGCCGTATTGAATGCCGCCGATGAGGCCCCGGTGGCTTCTATTCAGTCTGACGCACCAGCCCACGGCGATATCGAAGCCCGTTTGCGTGCCCATCTCGCGCAGCATCTGCCGTCGGCATGGCAACCCCAGCGGCTGGTTGTACTGGGCGCCTTACCCTATACCCTCAACGGCAAGCTCGACCGCGAAGCCTTGCGCGCCACGCTTGCGGTGGCACCTGAAGCCTCGCCGCGCCCTGTTTACCGCGCGCCGGTAGGCGGCCTCGAACACACCCTGGCTGCGATCTGGCAGCGCATTCTTGCCAGCGAGACGGCGCCTGGCCGTGACGACCGCTTTGCCGCCTGGGGCGGAGATTCGCTCGCGCTCATGCAGATGCAAGCCGCGATTCGCCAGCAATGCCAGGTCAATCTCCAGCTCGACGTCTTGTTCGACGATCCCACGCTGGCTGAGCTGGCCGCGCTGATCGCCGCCAGTCCGGCCGGGGAAGCCGGCTTCATGCCGCTTGCCGCTGAGCCTGCGCGCTCCGCCCAGACGCAGCGGCAAGCGGCGTTTGTCGATCATCCCGCGTCCTATGCGCAGCAGCGCTTCTGGGTGCTGGCGCAGACGCGCGATGCCGGGAGTGCCTATCACATTGCCGCGCATTGGGACCTGTTCGGCCGGATCGATGCAGAGGTGCTGGAGCGTGCACTGGCATGTGTGATCGAACGCCATGACGCCTGGCGCACGACGCTCGTTGAAGATGACGAAGGCATCGTGCTGCAGCGGGTGCATGCTCATCTGCCGGTGCCACTGGTACAACATGATCTGCATGATCTGGGCGCCGTCGAGCGAGCGCAGGCCGCGACACAACTCGCGGTGCAGCACGCGAGTGCGGCGTTCGATCTCAGCCGTGGCCCGTTGCTGCGCGCGGCGCTCGTGCGTCTTGGCGATAGCGCGTCCCGTCTGATGCTCACGGCCCATCATGCGATCAGCGATGGCTGGTCATCGCGCTGCGCCTTTGCTGAACTGGCCACGGCGTACACCGCCTTGCATGCGGGCGAAGCGCCGCGATTACCGGCGTTGCCGCTGCAATACGCGGATTTTTCGCGCTGGCAGCGCGCATGGCTGGCTCATGGCGAGCGTGAACACCAGCTCGGCTACTGGCGTGAGGCGTTGCGTGAGGCTCCGGGTGCGGTGCCGCTTCCGACCGATCGTCCGCTGCCGCAACAACGCACGCTGCACGGCGCGCGTCGTGCCGAGCGGCTCTCGCCCGAGTTGTCCAGGGCCGTGCGCGAGCTGGCGCGTCAGCACCAGGCTTCGCCTTTCATGGTGCTGCTGGCAGCGTTCAACGCCTGGCTGTATCGCCTGAGTGGCGCGACGGATCTGGTGGTCGCGTTGCCCGTGGCAAACCGTCAGCGCAGCGAAGTCGCGCCGCTGTTAGGTCTTTTCATCAATACCGTCGCGTTGCGCACCCGCCTCGATCCACTCGCGCCGTTTAGCGCCTTGCTTGACCAGGTGCGCCGCACGACACTGGCGGCCTACGCGCATCAGGACGTGCCCTTCGATCAGGTGTTCGATGCGGTCGCGCCGCCTGTGCGCCGCGGCGAAGACTGGCTGCGGGTGAAATTCGCACAACAGTTTGTCTTTGACACTCCGGTGGCGTTGCCGGAGGCCAGCGCGATTCTCACGCCGGGTCCTGACGTGGCCGCCCGTTTTGATTTCGCCCTCGATTTCACCGATGATCCGCGCGGTATCGAACTGGTTGCCGCCTGGGCCACCGATTGTCTCGACGATGCCACGGCCCACGCGTGGCTCGAAAGCTTCGTGATGTTGCTGGAGGCGGGGGTCGCGCAGCCCTCACAGAGGCTCACGGCGTTACGTGTGGGCCGCGCCGCAGCGTTGTGCGGCCGCTTTCAGGCGCCACGCTTTACCACTGTGGTGGAAGCGTTTGCTCATCATGCGCAAGCGAGGGCCCAGCATCCCGCCGTCACCGATGCGCACACTGGGCTGAGCTTTGCCGAGCTCGATGCCGCTTCCGGTCAGGTGGCCCAGGCTTTGCATCAACGTGGTGTGGTCGCCGGAGACGCGGTGGCGCTTTGCCTCGAGCGCTCGGTGCCCTTTGTCGTGGCACTGCTGGGTGTGCTGAAGGCGGGGGCAATGGCCGTGCCGCTCGATCCCGCCATGCCGCGCGAGCGCCTCGTCGCTGCGGTGCGCGCTTGCGCGGCGCGCTGCATGCTGGTTCACGGCGCGCGGGCCCATTCCAGCTGGAAGAGCCTGGAGGAGCCGGCGGGCAACAAGCATGACACGCATGACATGCATGCCGTCATCGACCTCGCCGCGCTGCCTGCGCAGGCTGGCGCGACACCCTTGATGCCGCTACCGAACCCGGCCCAGGCCGCGTATCTGATCTACACCTCAGGCTCGACCGGCATACCGAAGGGTGTCGTCATCGAGCACCGCGCGCTGGCCGATTACGTCGATGGCATGCTGAGCGAGCTGGCCTTCGCCAGTGACGCCAGCATGGCGATGGTGTCCACCGTGGCGGCGGACCTGGGCCATACAACGCTCTTTGGCGCGCTGTATTCCGGCCGCACCCTGCATCTGCTACCCGCCGAATGTGCCTTCGATCCAGACCGGTTCGCCAGCGTAATGCGCGAGCGCCAGGTGGGGGTGCTGAAGATCGTGCCGAGCCATCTGCAAGCGTTGCTGGAAGCGCAGCAGGCCGCTGATGTATTGCCGCTTCACGCGCTGGTGCTGGGAGGCGAGCCTTTGCCGTGGAGCCTGGTGAAGCGCATCACCGCACTCGCGCCCGCGTGCCGCGTGATTAATCACTACGGTCCGACCGAAGCGACAGTCGGCGTGCTGACGTTCGACGCCACGGCTGCCGCGTCTGCCGCATCTGCCACGTTGCGCGCCGATGCCATGACGGGATCGGGCGTGCCAACTGGGCGGCCTTTGCCGAATGTGCGAGCGTATGTGCTCGATTCCTATGGCGCACCCGTGCCTGTCGGTGCAACAGGCGAGCTGTATCTGGGGGGGCCGGGTATCGCGTGGGGTTATCTGGGTCGCCCGGGTGCGAGCGCCGAACGCTTTGTGCCGGACGCATCGGGCATGCCTGGCAGCCGTCTCTATCGCACGGGAGACCGCATGCGGCTGCGCGCCGATGGCGCGCTGGATTACCTCGGACGGCTGGACGATCAGGTGAAGATTCGCGGCTACCGGGTCGAGCCTGGCGAGATTAGCGGCGTGTTGTGCGGCCTCGCGGGGGTGGCCCAGGCACAGACGGTGGCGCTGCACGAAGCGGGCCGCACACGGCTGGCGGCGTTCGTCGTGCTGGACGCGGCGGGCCGCGCAGCGAGGCTCGATGAAGCCGCGCTGCGCGCTCAACTGGACGAGCGCCTGGCGGATTACATGGTGCCTGCCGTACTCCAGGTGCGCGAGGTGTTGCCGGTTACCGTGAACGGCAAGATCGACCGGGCGCAGTTGCGTGAATGGGGCATGGCCTTTGCACCGGTGGCCGCCGCGGGCGATGCGCCGCAGCCTGGCGCGGAAAGCGTGCTGGCGGAAGTCTGGCAAGGTGTACTACGCACGGCTCGGGTGGGGCGTGACGATAACTTTTTCGAACTAGGCGGTGATTCCATCCTGGCCTTGCAGGTGATCGCCCGGGCGCGCAAACGGGGCGTGCGTTTTACGCCGAAGCAACTATTCGACCGCCCGACGATCGCAGAACTGGCAGCCGTTGCGCTCTGTGTCGATGCCGCCGTTAGCCCGCAGCAGGAAGCAAATTCAAACGCAGCCGCAGCCGGGGCAAGCTCCGCAGGCCCTTTGAACGAGAAGCCTGAGGTTACGCTGACACCCGCGCAGCAGCGCTTTTTCGAGCTGAATGTGCCAAGGCCTCAGCACTGGAATCAGGCCATCACACTCACGCCGGTAGGGCATTTCGATGCTGCCGCGTTTGCCGAGGCTTTCGCTGCGCTGCTGGGGCATCACGATAGCTTTCGTTTGCGCTTTAGCCGCACGCGGCCAGCCGGACAGGCTCACCCTCAGGCGAACTCATGGCGCGCGTTTTACGCCGAACGCGCCTATGACGTGTTGCCACTCGCCATGAACGAGATGGGCGAGACCTTCGTCGATGAGGCCGATGCCTTGAGCCAGTTCGATGCGCTGCAATGCAGCTTCGATCTTGAACGGGGGCCGTTGGCGGGAGCGATGGTGGCATGGCTCGCAGAGGGACAAGTCCGCATTTTCGTCGCGTTGCATCACCTGATTGTCGATGGCGTGTCGTGGCGCGTGCTGCTCGATGATCTGGAAAGCGCCTATCGTGCGGCGTGTGAGCGCCGCCCCGTGCGCCTTGCCGCTCAAGGTAGCGCTGCACCCGCATGGGCCGCGCGCCTGACGCAGGCTGCCCAGCAAGCGAATCACGATACCGCTGCCATGACGCCGTTTGCCGGTGAACTGGCCTGGTGGATGCGTTTGCAGGGGCTCAGCGCCACCTTGCCCTGCGATCATCCGCAGGGCGCCATGACGATCGCGCAAGGCGCGACGTTCGAGCAGCGCTTCGATGCTGACCTGACGCGTGTTTTATTGACCGAAGCCAATGCCGCCTGGCGTACGCAAACACTTGAGCTTCTGTTGGCCGCGCTGGTGCAGGCACTGGCGCCAGCACAACGCCAACCGTATCCGGAAGCAGAAGCAGGCGAGGCAGCGCCGTCTTCTCCGTTGCTGCTCGAACTCGAAGGCCATGGGCGGGAAGCGCTGTTCGACGAGATCGACCTGAGCCGGACCTTAGGCTGGCTCACGAGCCATTACCCCGTGGCGCTGCCCGTGTGCGAGCGGGTTACCGATACGCTTTGCGCGCTCAAGGACACGCTGCGCGCGGTGCCGCATAAAGGGCTGGGTTTTGGCGTGCTGCGTTATCTCGGCGATGCGCCGACGCGCGCGGCGTTAGCTGCCTTGCCCCGGCCATGCATCACGTTCAACTATCTGGGGCAGTTCGAGGCCGCGCGCGAGGCGGCGTTGCTGCCGCAATTCGGTGGGGTGGGTGCTGAGCGAGATCCCGCCGGGCCGCTCTCGAATGCGCTGGCGCTGCATGCGCATATCGACGCGGCCCGCACTTTGAGCGTGCACTGGGTGTACAGCACGGCGATGTTCGAGCGCGCGACGATTGAAACGTTGATGCAGCGTTTCGACGCGACGTTGCGGACACTGCTTGGCGCATGCGTCGAACGCGTGGCGCAACACGGCGCGGGCGCGACATCAGGCGATTTCCCTCTGGCGGCGCAAGCGGGCCTCACGCAACCCATGCTGGAACGTTTGCCACACGCCTTGCGTGGCATCGACGAGATTTATCCGCTGTCACCGATGCAGCAGGGGTTGCTGTTTCATGCGCTGTATGCCCCAGAGCAATCGACTTACGTGAACCAGCTCGTGGCGACACTCGATACGCCAGACATCGAACGCTTGAGCGAGGCCTTCAACCGGCGCATGGCGCAGCACGACATCTTGCGCACCAGCTTCTGGCATGGCACCGCGTTGCCGTTGCAAATCGTTCATCGCCAGGCGACGCTACCGCTGCAACGACTCGACTGGCGCGCGGCGGCGGATCGGGCGCAGCAGCACGATAACGCTGAGTCGGCTTTTGCCGCATGGCTTGCTGCCGATCGCGCAGCGGGCTTTGATCTGACACAGGCGCCGCTGATGCGCGTCACGCTGATCCAGATGGATGAGCACACCTGGCGGCTGGTGTGGACTCGCCATCACTTGTTGCTCGATGGCTGGAGCAGCGCGCAGATGTTTGCCGAAGTACTGCGCGATTATCAGCAGGATGGGCCACGCCCGTCGTCGTTTGCTGCCGCGCGGCTGCATCCTGCGAGCGCCGGGCCGCGTTACCGCGATTTCATCGCGTGGCTGGCGGCGCGCGATACCGCCGCGGACGAAGCGTTCTGGCGTGAGCGTCTGACGCAGTTCGACGCGCCGACGCTGATCGCGCAGCGCGAGGCGGTGGCGCTTCATGAGCCGAACGTGCGGCCTGAAGGGCATATGACATGGCGCGCGGAACTCGATGCGCAAACCACGGCGAGCCTCGTGGAGTTGGCCCGTCGGCTGAAGCTGACGCTCAATACGGTGATCCAGGGCGCGTGGGCGTTGTTGTTGCAACGGTTCACGCATCAGCGCAGCGTGGCCTTTGGCGCAACCGTGGCAGGCCGCCCGGACGCGCTGCCGGGCATCGAGCAGGTGCTGGGCCTGTTCATCAATACGCTGCCGGTCATCACGGCCCCCGCGCCGCACGAACGCATTGCTGACTGGCTGATGCAGTTGCAGCGCACTCATGCCGCGAGTACCGGGCACGCACATACGCCGCTCTATGAGATTCAGCGATGGGCTCAGGCAGGAGGTGGCGCGCTCTTCGACACCTTGCTGGTTTTCGAAAATTATCCTGTCGATGCCGTATGGTCCGAGCGCAGCGAGCGTGCACTGCGTTTGCGTGACGTGCGCAGTATCGAAGCGACGGATTTTGCGCTGACGCTGCTGGTTCAGACGGGTACCACACTCACGCTGGATTACGGCTTCGATACCGCACGCGTCGATCTGGCGCGAACCCAGGCGATCCAGCGGGCGTTCGCCGCCTGCCTCGAAGCCTTCGTCGCTGATCCTTTCGCTGCGCTTGGCAGCGTGACGCTGACAACGCCTTCTGATCGCGCCGCGCTCGCGCGCTTCAACCAGACTCAGTTCGACTGGCCGCAGGCACAACAGCAGCCGTTGCCGCAACAGATCGCGCAGCAGGCACGGGCCACACCGCAGGCCATTGCATTGCAGATGAGTTGCGCGCAAGGGCTGGATGGCACGGTGCATGAGGCGCTGAGTTACGCTGAGCTCGATGAGCGGGTGGCGCGCGTTGCCGCCTTGCTGCGCGCGGCAGGTGTGGGCGCGGAGAGCCTCGTGGCGTTATGCGTTGAGCGCTCGCTGGAGATGGTGATCGCGTTGCTGGGCGTGATGCGTGCCGGAGCGGCGTATGTTCCCGTCGATCCCGACTATCCGGCTGAGCGCATCGCCTATCTGCTTGGTGATGCACGGCCTGCCCTGGTGCTGACGCAGCATGCGCTGTTCGAGCGCGTGCGTGAGGCGGTGCCCGATGCCACACTGCCCGTGATCTGCATGGAAGACTGGCTGTCAATGAACGCCGCGCCTGCTGCCGGCAGTTGGGCTGGCAGTGAGGCAGACAGCGCGGCAGACGGCGCGGCGCCGCTGGCGCCCGAACAGCTCGCGTATCTGATCTACACCTCGGGCTCGACGGGCAAGCCCAAAGGCGCGGGGAATACCCATCGCGCGCTCGCTAACCGCATCGCGTGGATGCAAGAGGCGTACCGTTTGCGTCCGGACGACGTGGTGTTGCATAAAACGCCGTTTGGTTTCGACGTCTCCGTGTGGGAATTTGTCTGGCCACTCGCCTATGGCGCGCGGCTCGCTATCGCCGCGCCAGGCGATCATCGTGATCCCGCACGGCTGGTTGCCCTGATCGAAGCCCAGCGTGTCACCACGCTGCATTTCGTGCCGTCGATGCTGGGCGTGTTTCTCGCGTATCTCGAGGACTTTGACGCCACTACGCGCTGCGCGAGCCTGACACGCATCATCTCGAGTGGCGAGGCGCTCTCCACGGAACTCGTCGCGCGTTGCGCCACGTTATTGCCGCAGGCGCAACTCTTCAACCTGTATGGCCCGACCGAAGCCGCGATCGACGTCTCGCACTGGTGCTGCCTGCCGGCTTCTGCTGTGCCGGCTTCTGCTGCATCCGTGCCCATCGGCGAGCCCATCGCCAATCTCCAGTTGCATGTGTTCGATGACGCAGGCCAGCCTTTGCCGCCAGGCGCCGTTGGCGAGCTGTATCTCGGTGGCGTGGGGTTGGCACGCGGCTATCTGGGCCGCCCGGCACTGACTGCCGAGCGCTTCGTGCCCGATCCCTTCACGTCTGGCGCGCGGCTTTATCGCACGGGGGATCGGGTGCGCCGTCGTGATGATGGCGTGCTCGATTACCTCGGCCGTATCGATCAACAAGTCAAGCTGCGCGGCCAACGCATCGAACCGGGTGAAATCGAAGCGCTCCTGCGAGCGGCTCCCGGTGTGCACGACGCGGTTGTGATCGTGCGCGATGAGCAACTGCTGGGCTACGTCGCTTGCCGCACGCCTGGCACGCTCGATCGGGCCGCGCTCTTCGCGGTGCTGCGCGCCCAGTTGCCGGCTTATATGGTTCCCGCGCATCTGATCGAACTCGCCATGCTGCCCGTGACCCCGAACGGCAAGTGCGACCGCGCGGCATTACCCGCACCGTCACGCGAGGCCGATGAGGCCGATAAGGCCGATGCCGGCATGGAGGCTGCCGCGAACCTGCCGCAGAGCGGCACGCAAGCCGAACTCGCTGCGATCTGGCAGCGCGTGCTGCGTCTGGAGGCTTCTGCCGTGCTGCGCCGCGATAGCGATTTCTTCGCGCTAGGCGGCCATTCCCTGCTGGCCACGCAGGTCAACGCCCAGGTCAATCTGCATTGGTCGCTGGCTTTGCCGCTGCGCTTGCTGTTCGATACCCGCACGCTGGCGCAGTACGCCGCTGCGATTGATCACGCCCTTGAGGCGCGCGGCGCGCATGCGCTGGATGACGCGGCCAGCGCCATCGACGCGCTGCTCGGCGAACTTGAAGCGCAATAA